AAAGTCCACGCTGCTGCGCCTCCTGTCCGGAGTGGACCAGCCCCAGGGCGGCAAGGTCAGCCTTGCCCCGGCTGACGCTTTTGTGGGCTGGTTGCCGCAGGAACACGAGCGCACCGAAGGCGAAACGATCGCCGCCTACATCGCCCGCCGGACCGGTTGTGCGCGGGCAACAGCGGACATGGAAACCACGGCCGAGGCTCTGGGTTCCGGGGCGACCGGTGCCGATGATGCCTACTCGGTTGCCTTCGACCGTTGGATGGCATCCGGCGCTGCCGACCTTGAAGAAAGAATCCCTGCCGTCCTTGCGGACCTCGGCCTGGAAGTGGGCTCCGAGGCCGTCATGACGGGACTCTCCGGAGGGCAGGCTGCACGCGTTGCGCTCGCCGCCCTCTTGCTGAGCCGCTTCGACGTCGTCCTGTTGGACGAACCCACGAATGACCTCGACCTTGACGGACTCGCCCGGCTGGAGGCGTTCGTCCAGGGCCTGCGTGGCGGCGTCGTGCTGGTGTCCCATGACCGCGAGTTCCTGGCCCGCTGTGTCACCACAATCGTGGAGCTGGACCTCGCGCAGAACTCCGTGTCCGTTTACGACGGGGGATACGAGGCTTTCCTGGAAGAACGGGCCATTGCCAAGCGCCATGCCCGGGAACGGTATGAGGAGTACGCCTCCACCAAGGCAGACCTCGTGGCGCGGGCACGCACGCAGCGTGAGTGGAGCTCCCAAGGCGTCCGGAACGCGATGAAGAAGAACCCGGACAACGACAAGATCCGCAGGGCAGCCAGTACGGAATCCTCGGAGAAGCAGGCGCAGAAAGTCCGCCAGATGGAGTCGCGGATTGCCCGGCTCACGGAAGTGGAAGAGCCGCGCAAGGAGTGGCAATTGCAGTTCAGCATTGGCCAGGCGCCGCGTTCCAGCGCCGTCGTGGCCACCTTGCGGGACGCCGTCGTACGTCAGGGCGACTTCACGCTGGGGCCGGTGAACCTGCAACTCAACGGCGGCGAACGGATCGGCATCACAGGCCCCAACGGGGCCGGCAAGTCCACGCTGCTGCGGTTGCTGCTGGGGACGCGCGTTCCCGACGACGGCGATGCTTCCATGGGTGCCTCCGTCGCGGTGGGCGAGATTGACCAGGCCCGCGGGCTGCTCGACGGCGACAAGAAGCTGGGCGACGCTGTTGAAGCGGTGCTCGTGGACTGGAACAGCGCCGACGTCCGAACGCTCCTTGCCAAGTTCGGCCTCAAGGCGGACCACACGTCCCGCACTGTCGACTCCCTGTCTCCGGGAGAGCGGACGCGCGCGGGACTGGCCCTGCTGCAGGCCCGCGGCGTGAACCTGTTGGTGCTCGACGAGCCCACCAACCACCTCGACCTGCCCGCGATCGAACAGCTTGAGGAAGCGTTGGAGAGTTACGATGGCGCTTTGCTGCTGGTCACGCACGACCGACGCTTGCTGGAGAACGTCCGGCTCGACTCCCGATGGCACCTGGATAACGGCCGCGTCCAGGAGCTGCACCACACACCAGGCCAGGAGAAGTAACCATGAGCATGGATGGCGTTGCCTGGAGCTCGCTGCATAAACTGACCCGCGCCCAAAGCGGCTCGCAGCCGTTCTCGAAGGAAACCCTGAAACGGGTCATGGCCTTCGCCGCGCCGCACAAGGGCAAGCTCATCGGGTTCGTCCTTGCCTCGATCGCGGGCGCCGTGCTGGCCGTCGCCACACCTGTCCTCGCCGGGCAAGTAGTGGACGCCATCATCGGCAACGCCGGCGCCGGCACGGTGATCTGGCTTGCTGTCCTGATCGCCCTGGTTGCAGTGGGTGAAGCGGGCGTTGGGCTCGTGACCCGCTGGTTGTCCTCCACCATCGGCGAGGGCGTCATCGTGGACCTTCGCACCCGCGTGTTCGACCATGTCCAGCGAATGCCCATCGCGTTCTTCACCCGGACCCGCACCGGCGCGCTGGTGAGCCGCCTCAACAATGACGTGATCGGCGCACAGTCCGCGTTCGCCGGCACGCTGTCCGGCGTCGTCAGCAACGTGGTGGCGCTTGTCCTGACGCTCGCGGTCATGCTCAACACCTCGTGGCTGGTCACCGTGCTTGCCATGATCCTGTTGCCGATCTTCCTCATTCCCGCCCGGCGCATGGGCTCCAGGCTGGCCGATCTCCGGCGCGAGGCTGCTGCCCACAACGCGGCCATGGGCACCCAGATGACCGAGCGGTTCTCAGCCCCCGGCGCTACGTTGGTAAAGCTTTTCGGACGCCCGGATGAGGAATCACGCGAGTTCGCTGCCCGTGCCGGCCGCGTGCGGGACATCGGCATCCGCACAGCGATGCTGCAGTTCACCTTCGTCACGGCGCTGACCCTGGTGTCCGCCCTCGCTTTGGCACTGGTTTACGGGCTGGGCGGTTGGTTGGCCATCGGCGGCCAGTTGGCGGCGGGCGACGTCGTGGTCCTCGCCCTGTTGCTGACCCGCCTCTACGCACCGCTCACCTCGCTGTCCAATGCCCGCGTGGAGATCATGAGTGCGTTGGTCAGCTTTGAGCGCGTGTTTGAAATCCTGGACTTGAAGCCGCTCATCACGGAAAAGCCCGACGCCGTCACCGTTCCGCCGGGACCCGTGGCCATTGAGTTCGACGACGTCCGCTTCGCCTACCCCTCCGCGGAAAAGGTCTCCCTGGCCTCCCTTGAGGACGTGGCCACCCTCGATACCCGCGGCGGGGAAGAAGTCCTTCACGGCATCAGCTTCCGCGTCGAGCCCGGGGAGACGGTGGCGCTGGTGGGATCGTCAGGCGCCGGCAAGTCAACCATCGCCCAGCTGCTCTCCCGCCTCTACGACGTCGACTCCGGTGCAGTACGGCTTGGCGGCACAGAAGCCCGGGACGGCGTGGACGTGCGCGATGTGCGCTTCGATTCGCTGCGGGACACCTTGGGAATGGTCACGCAGGACGGCCACTTGTTCCACGAAACCATTGCTTCCAACCTCCGTCTGGCACGGCCGGACGCCACGGAAGAGGACATGTGGGACGTGCTTCGCCGGGCGCGCCTGGAAGGCATGATCCGTTCCCTTCCCGATGGCCTGGAAACTGTGGTGGGGGAGCGCGGGTACCGGCTCTCCGGTGGCGAAAGGCAACGCCTCACCATCGCCCGGCTCCTGATCAAGCAGCCGCGCGTCGTCATCCTCGACGAGGCAACAGCCGCACTCGACTCCACCAATGAAGCCGCCGTGCAAGCGGCCTTGGGAGAAGCGCTCGAGGGGCGCACCGCCGTCGTGATTGCCCATCGCTTGTCCACCATCCGCGCCGCGGATGCGATCCTGGTGGTTGAGGACGGCCGGATTGTGGAGCGGGGCACGCACACGGAGTTGCTTGCGGCGGACGGACGCTATGCGGAGCTCTACCGGACGCAGTTCGCCGAAGCTACGGCCGTGGCCCGCGAGTTCTAGCCCAACTGACTGGCATTAGGGGTTGCTCTGAGCCCTCAGAACAACCCCTATTGCCAGTTACTTCGGGGATTCGAGGGCAGGGAGGACGTGGTCCGTGAGCAGCGGTGCGAGGTCCTCCGGCCAAGGCTCCGTCACATCGAGCCAACGGATCTCAGCGATCTCCGCCGACGGGTGCGCCTCCCAGATGCCAGGCGCCGTGAAGACCGTGGCCTCGATGGTGGTGGCTTCCTCATTGGCGGCCACGGCATGCCAAACGCCCAATGGCTCGAGGTCCGCGGGCGCCACATCGATGCCGACTTCCTCCAGCAGCTCCCGCGACGCCGCCTCCGCGGCGTTCTCGCCGGCCTCGGGCTTCCCGCCGGGGTGCATGAATTTCCCGGTGCCGCGCTTGCGAACGGTCAGGAGTTGGCCGGCCCGGTTGTAGACACAGACGGCACTGACCACGATCACGTTCATTGCGCTCTCTCCAAGTGCGATTCCAGCAGCAGGTCCTTGGCCGGGCCGTGGACGTCCCACGTGAAGCTGAAGGAATCCGGTCCTTGCCAGGAATAGCGGACGTGATAGTCGTCGGGGTCGCACCAGTGCTTGTCCGTGGCCAGGCCGGAGAAGCTCATCACATGGAAAGGACGGCCATCAGGGAAGAACACGTCCAGGGTGCGCCGGTCGGCGCCGGGTTTCAGGACATACTCACGGAAAGCGGGGCCTGTGTGCGTGGGCCAGTGCATGGTTCCGTCTTCGCGGTAGTCCAGTCCGCCGTCGGGGTTCCTGATGTAACGCACGACGCCGGTAAAGGTTCCGCGGGTGCCGGTGGCGCGGTCCAGAAGGGTTCGTTCCACGGACCATTCGCCGGCCAGGTAGGCCAGCAAGTCCTCCGGCGGCTGATGGTCCTTCAAGTGCCCTCGATTGGAATCGAACCAACGACACCGGCTTTAGGAGAGCCGTGCTCTATCCACTGAGCTACGAGGGCATGTTTCCTGGTCCTGGATTCCTCCGCGGAGGGGTCCAAGGCCCGGACACGACTACAAGCATACAAGCTGCCGGGGCAGTGCCCGAACACCGCTAGGCTGGCGGACATGAAAGGACAAGCGACTGCGCCGGAAGTGGCCGGAACTTTCCTTCCGAACGTTCGGAGCATCCGGGCAGGGATCGGTGGCTGGGCGCAACTGAGTGTTGTCCAGTACTTCGTGGCAGAGGCCGCTGTGATCGAGGCGTGGGCGGGCCCGGAGCCCTACAGCCGTGCCACCGGATTCATCAGCGACCTCGGTGCCGTGTCCTGCGGGGTCTACGAGGACCGCGACGTTTGTTCACCCCTGCATCTCCTCATGAACGTGTCCTTTGTTGTGCAGGGGCTGGCCTTGGTGTTGGGTGCGTTGTTCCTAACGGCGGGCCTGCTGTGCGTTGCCGCCCGACCGGGGGTTCCTGCCCGGCGCTTCCACACCAATTCCGTGCGGGTGTTGGCCAAGCCGTGGATCCTTGCCGTGGCTATCCGGATCCTTACGGGTGTTGCCGGCGTGGGGACGATCATCGTGGGCCTGGTTCCCGAGGACTACGGCTCGCCCTGGCATCTGGCCGGCGCGCTCATGTTCTTCATCGGCGGCGGGTTTGCGTTGCTGCTGCTTGGCTTCCTCTGGGTGAAGCAAACGCCGGTGAGCTGGTTCCTTGCCGCTTGCGGTGTTGTGTGCGTCGGGGCCCTGGTTGTTGGCGGAGTGACTGCCATGGATGTGCCCCAGCCGGGTTTGCTGGAGCGGTTCATGGCGTACCCGGTGACCGTCGGGTTGGCTGCGGCGGGCCTGGTGATCGCGCAACGCGTGCATCGGGAGCGGCGTTTCCGTGCCCTGCAGGCCCGGTAGGGGTGCTCGCAGGTCCGGTTGGGGCGGGCCGGGCGGGAACGGTAGCGGCACAGGTCCGGAACGGGTGCCTCCGGGTGGGGCGCACCCTTTTCCGCCGTGCGCGCCCGTACGAATAGGGGCGTCGGGTGGGGACAGCAGCGCCACAGGTCCGGAACGGGCGCGCCGGGCGGGAACGGCAGCGGCACAGGTCCAGAAACGGGCGTGAACCATGCTCACAAGGGCTGCGTCGTGCACGGCCCGGGTCTATCCTTGGCGCTATGACGACGGCGGCTGGTCCGCGGGGCGGTGAACGGGGGCTTTTGCCGGACCTCGCAGGGCGACGCGAGCTTGTTGGAGGTTGGGCGGCGATCACGCTCATCCATTACTTCGTGGTGGAAGCGATTGCGATGGCTGCGTGGCGTGGCAACCCTGGCTACGACCGGCGCGAACACGTCATCAGCGACCTAGGGGCAGCACACTGCGGCCCGTTCAACGGCTACGAGGTCTGTTCGCCCCTGAATTGGCTGATGAACGCCTCGTTCGTGCTTCAAGGAGTGGCCATGGTGCTGGGAGCAGTGTTGCTGAGTTCGGCCGTATTGTCCGTGGCAGCGGAGCACGGGCAGCGAGCCATCACGCCAGCCATGGCAGGCAGGTCCGCCGAGGCTTTTCCTTGGATCGCGGCGTGGGCGGTGCGTGCATTGGTCCTCGTTGCCGGGATCGGACAGGCC
The Paenarthrobacter ureafaciens genome window above contains:
- a CDS encoding DUF6314 family protein, yielding MKDHQPPEDLLAYLAGEWSVERTLLDRATGTRGTFTGVVRYIRNPDGGLDYREDGTMHWPTHTGPAFREYVLKPGADRRTLDVFFPDGRPFHVMSFSGLATDKHWCDPDDYHVRYSWQGPDSFSFTWDVHGPAKDLLLESHLERAQ
- a CDS encoding DUF998 domain-containing protein — translated: MKGQATAPEVAGTFLPNVRSIRAGIGGWAQLSVVQYFVAEAAVIEAWAGPEPYSRATGFISDLGAVSCGVYEDRDVCSPLHLLMNVSFVVQGLALVLGALFLTAGLLCVAARPGVPARRFHTNSVRVLAKPWILAVAIRILTGVAGVGTIIVGLVPEDYGSPWHLAGALMFFIGGGFALLLLGFLWVKQTPVSWFLAACGVVCVGALVVGGVTAMDVPQPGLLERFMAYPVTVGLAAAGLVIAQRVHRERRFRALQAR
- a CDS encoding ABC-F family ATP-binding cassette domain-containing protein; the protein is MTATLVAKDLSGGHGHRTLFSKLSLTVAPGDVVGVVGANGAGKSTLLRLLSGVDQPQGGKVSLAPADAFVGWLPQEHERTEGETIAAYIARRTGCARATADMETTAEALGSGATGADDAYSVAFDRWMASGAADLEERIPAVLADLGLEVGSEAVMTGLSGGQAARVALAALLLSRFDVVLLDEPTNDLDLDGLARLEAFVQGLRGGVVLVSHDREFLARCVTTIVELDLAQNSVSVYDGGYEAFLEERAIAKRHARERYEEYASTKADLVARARTQREWSSQGVRNAMKKNPDNDKIRRAASTESSEKQAQKVRQMESRIARLTEVEEPRKEWQLQFSIGQAPRSSAVVATLRDAVVRQGDFTLGPVNLQLNGGERIGITGPNGAGKSTLLRLLLGTRVPDDGDASMGASVAVGEIDQARGLLDGDKKLGDAVEAVLVDWNSADVRTLLAKFGLKADHTSRTVDSLSPGERTRAGLALLQARGVNLLVLDEPTNHLDLPAIEQLEEALESYDGALLLVTHDRRLLENVRLDSRWHLDNGRVQELHHTPGQEK
- a CDS encoding ABC transporter ATP-binding protein, translated to MSMDGVAWSSLHKLTRAQSGSQPFSKETLKRVMAFAAPHKGKLIGFVLASIAGAVLAVATPVLAGQVVDAIIGNAGAGTVIWLAVLIALVAVGEAGVGLVTRWLSSTIGEGVIVDLRTRVFDHVQRMPIAFFTRTRTGALVSRLNNDVIGAQSAFAGTLSGVVSNVVALVLTLAVMLNTSWLVTVLAMILLPIFLIPARRMGSRLADLRREAAAHNAAMGTQMTERFSAPGATLVKLFGRPDEESREFAARAGRVRDIGIRTAMLQFTFVTALTLVSALALALVYGLGGWLAIGGQLAAGDVVVLALLLTRLYAPLTSLSNARVEIMSALVSFERVFEILDLKPLITEKPDAVTVPPGPVAIEFDDVRFAYPSAEKVSLASLEDVATLDTRGGEEVLHGISFRVEPGETVALVGSSGAGKSTIAQLLSRLYDVDSGAVRLGGTEARDGVDVRDVRFDSLRDTLGMVTQDGHLFHETIASNLRLARPDATEEDMWDVLRRARLEGMIRSLPDGLETVVGERGYRLSGGERQRLTIARLLIKQPRVVILDEATAALDSTNEAAVQAALGEALEGRTAVVIAHRLSTIRAADAILVVEDGRIVERGTHTELLAADGRYAELYRTQFAEATAVAREF
- a CDS encoding DUF998 domain-containing protein, encoding MTTAAGPRGGERGLLPDLAGRRELVGGWAAITLIHYFVVEAIAMAAWRGNPGYDRREHVISDLGAAHCGPFNGYEVCSPLNWLMNASFVLQGVAMVLGAVLLSSAVLSVAAEHGQRAITPAMAGRSAEAFPWIAAWAVRALVLVAGIGQAMVGLVPEDTDLALHLTGAGMYFIAGPLALVVLGLVWRGHTQISWMVLLFGVVSLGTTIYVLAVQLRVEEAGAIERTMAYPIILGLSLVGLVVARRVTKERRAVRTLGRPALQ
- a CDS encoding NUDIX hydrolase — protein: MNVIVVSAVCVYNRAGQLLTVRKRGTGKFMHPGGKPEAGENAAEAASRELLEEVGIDVAPADLEPLGVWHAVAANEEATTIEATVFTAPGIWEAHPSAEIAEIRWLDVTEPWPEDLAPLLTDHVLPALESPK